One window of the Populus trichocarpa isolate Nisqually-1 chromosome 9, P.trichocarpa_v4.1, whole genome shotgun sequence genome contains the following:
- the LOC7490038 gene encoding thioredoxin M3, chloroplastic, giving the protein MASSATSLYSPPLTSSRAAVLHQCQQLNPNRLSFPSDFNTAKRATNLTVQHVPLPLKVLCGRGNRATAVTQDSWENSILKSDIPVLVEFYASWCGPCRMVHRVIDEIAAEYDGKLKCFVLNTDNDLQIAEDYEIKAVPVVLLFKNGEKRESVVGTMPKEFYIAAVERVLQS; this is encoded by the exons ATGGCTTCAAGTGCTACTTCACTTTACTCCCCACCACTCACGAGCTCACGCGCCGCCGTTCTCCACCAATGTCAGCAGCTGAACCCTAACAGACTCTCTTTTCCAAGCGACTTCAACACCGCTAAAAGAGCAACGAATCTCACTGTTCAACACGTGCCTCTCCCTCTCAAGGTTCTCTGCGGTCGCGGAAACCgag CTACAGCTGTTACTCAGGACTCTTGGGAgaattcaattttgaaaagTGATATTCCTGTTCTTGTTGAATTCTATGCAAGTTGGTGTGGGCCTTGCAGGATGGTTCATCGAGTAATTGATGAGATTGCAGCAGAGTATGATGGGAAACTCAAATGCTTTGTGCTTAACACGGACAATGACCTTCAAATTGCTGAGGACTATGAAATTAAGGCGGTACCAGTTGTTCTACTTTTCAAGAATGGAGAGAAGCGAGAGTCGGTGGTCGGTACCATGCCGAAGGAATTCTATATTGCTGCAGTTGAGAGAGTTCTGCAGTCGTAA
- the LOC7490036 gene encoding ABSCISIC ACID-INSENSITIVE 5-like protein 7 isoform X2, with translation MDSHWDFKNFGNASPGQGSVRKSPENPPLVRQSSVYSLTFDEFQNTWGGGLQKDFGSMNMDELLKNIWTAEETQAMTNTVGVGGEGSTPDGNLQRQGSLTLPRTLSQKTVDEVWRDLIKETSGGAGSNLPQRQQTLREMTLEEFLVRAGVVREDTQQIGRPNNSGFFGELSQLNTNNNNNNTTGLALGFQQPNGNNGLMGTGIMENNLVSNQPSSLALNVGGIRPSQQLPQPQQQQPLFPKPAATVVFASPLHVANNVQLASPGVRGSVVGIANRSVNNGLAHSRGMGMVSLAARGVTVATGSPANRISPDVIAKSNADTSSLSPVPFVFSRGRKPSAALEKVVERRQRRMIKNRESAARSRARKQAYTLELEDEVAKLKELNKELQRKQAEIFEMQKNQFLETMKAQWGGKRQCLRRTLTGPW, from the exons ATGGACTCTCATTGGGACTTCAAGAACTTTGGAAATGCCTCACCAGGACAAGGAAGCGTTAGAAAGTCACCAGAGAATCCCCCCTTGGTTCGCCAGTCTTCAGTATACTCATTAACCTTCGATGAATTCCAAAATACCTGGGGTGGTGGACTTCAGAAGGATTTTGGATCAATGAACATGGACGAGCTGTTGAAAAACATATGGACTGCTGAAGAGACCCAAGCAATGACAAATACAGTTGGTGTGGGTGGAGAAGGAAGTACCCCAGATGGGAATTTACAGAGACAAGGGTCTTTAACTTTGCCTAGGACACTAAGTCAAAAGACTGTTGATGAGGTTTGGAGAGACTTGATAAAAGAAACCAGTGGTGGTGCAGGATCCAATTTACCACAAAGGCAACAGACTTTAAGAGAGATGACTCTGGAGGAGTTTTTGGTGAGGGCTGGGGTAGTGAGAGAGGATACTCAACAAATTGGAAGGCCTAATAATAGTGGATTCTTTGGTGAACTATCGCAATTAaataccaacaacaacaacaacaacactacTGGTTTGGCTCTTGGCTTTCAGCAGCCAAATGGAAACAATGGGCTTATGGGGACTGGGATAATGGAGAACAATTTAGTTTCTAACCAGCCTTCTAGTTTAGCTCTGAATGTGGGTGGAATCAGACCCTCTCAACAACTACCGCAgccacagcagcagcagcctctCTTTCCCAAGCCAGCAGCAACTGTGGTGTTTGCATCACCTTTACATGTGGCAAACAATGTTCAGCTTGCTAGCCCTGGAGTGAGAGGATCGGTTGTTGGGATTGCAAATCGATCTGTGAACAATGGTCTAGCTCACAGTAGAGGAATGGGAATGGTTAGTTTAGCAGCTAGAGGTGTTACAGTCGCAACAGGATCCCCTGCAAACAGGATATCACCGGATGTGATTGCAAAGAGTAATGCTGACACATCTTCACTATCGCCAGTTCCTTTTGTATTTAGTCGGGGAAGGAAACCCAGCGCAGCTCTGGAGAAGGTTGTTGAGAGAAGGCAGAGGAGAATGATTAAAAACAGAGAGTCAGCTGCAAGATCACGGGCTCGCAAGCAG GCCTATACATTAGAGCTGGAAGATGAAGTTGCAAAACTTAAAGAGCTGAACAAAGAATTACAGAGAAAACAG GCTGAAATATTtgaaatgcagaaaaatcag TTCTTAGAGACAATGAAAGCGCAGTGGGGAGGTAAAAGACAATGCTTGCGAAGGACACTGACTGGACCTTGGTAG
- the LOC7457536 gene encoding cold-regulated protein 27, with protein sequence MEENLRGNVPLPDQKKKNSELTRSNSDSSGLTLDDANARPHGTSAVWTDEKHGLYLASLEASFVNNQLHHSIRLRGWLGEMGGRPCSSPHQFMVLRDSIWQKKRNEPLLESTADSHFVKDITPAMCHLASAGNQCNAAHHDLQGHSVYCGGGVHARENATVFGGLARSSEQHPVCCLCYQNYIGSTIEVSDQNFVEEDEGEMLNCVHMVKRLRTSGAEASSNDQAVPFTRSDTRDVSTASQSSSEREAHVHQELLSENPNSFVRQNSLHYFLRGS encoded by the exons ATGGAGGAGAATCTCAGAGGCAATGTTCCGTTACCGgatcagaagaagaagaacagtgAGTTGACTCGGTCGAACTCAGACTCCTCTGGTTTAACCCTTGACGACGCGAATGCAAGACCG CATGGTACATCTGCAGTGTGGACAGATGAGAAGCATGGGTTATATCTTGCCTCATTAGAAGCGTCATTTGTTAATAATCAATTGCACCATTCCATTCGTTTGCGTGGTTGGTTGGGCGAGATGGGAGGGAGGCCATGTTCATCGCCACACCAG TTCATGGTTCTTCGAGATAGTATTTGGCAGAAGAAAAGGAATGAGCCATTGTTGGAAAGTACAGCCGATTCTCATTTTGTCAAGGACATTACTCCGGCGATGTGTCATTTGGCGTCTGCAGGAAACCAGTGTAATGCTGCACACCATGATCTTCAAGGGCACAGTGTATATTGTGGTGGGGGGGTTCATGCAAGAGAGAATGCAACTGTCTTTGGTGGATTGGCAAGAAGTTCAGAACAACACCCTGTGTGCTGCTTATGTTATCAGAATTATATTGGCAGCACTATAG AAGTCTCAGATCAGAACTTTGTTGAAGAAGACGAAGGAGAGATGTTGAACTGTGTCCACATGGTGAAAAGATTGAGGACATCTGGAGCCGAGGCTTCAAGCAATGATCAA GCTGTGCCATTCACAAGGTCTGATACGAGAGATGTTTCAACTGCCAGTCAATCTTCCTCTGAAAGAGAGGCACATGTGCATCAAGAATTGTTGTCAGAAAACCCCAATAGCTTTGTCCGCCAAAACTCTCTGCATTATTTCTTAAGAGGGAGCTAA
- the LOC7490037 gene encoding protein DJ-1 homolog C — protein sequence MESMLCLLSPSPTKLSPFKKLTSTCALKTTFSSLSFASMTSPPQPKTPSTKKLSSSKPTKTLSPKTPTTSTSVQETSTPFSPPLKKVLVPIGFGTEEMEAVIIVDVLRRAGAEVIVASVEPQLEVEAAGGTRLVADTSISKCANEVFDLVALPGGMPGSARLRDCEVLRQITSKQAEDKRLYGAICAAPAITLLPWGLLRRKQMTGHPAFMDKLPTFWAVASKIQVSGELTTSRGPGTSFEFALSLVDQLFGESVAKEVGQLLLMQADDDTQRKEEYNKVEWSFDHNPRVLLPIANGSEEIEIVAIVDILRRAKVDVVVASIEKSVQILASRGIKIVADKLIGDAAESVYDLIILPGGNAGAERLHKSKVLKKLLQEQYTAGRIYGAVCSSPAVLHRQGLLKDKRATAHPSVVTNLNNVSNGAKVVIDGKLITSKGLSTVTDFALAIVSKLFGHARTRCVAEGLVFDYPRS from the exons ATGGAGTCTATGCTCTGTCTTCTCTCACCATCTCCTACAAAGCTCTCTCCTTTCAAGAAACTAACTTCAACTTGTGCCTTAAAAACTACATTTTCCTCTTTATCATTTGCTTCCATGACCTCTCCTCCACAGCCAAAAACACCCTCTACAAAAAAACTCTCTTCTTCAAAACCCACCAAAACCCTATCTCCAAAAACACCCACAACATCAACGAGTGTTCAAGAAACAAGCACTCCATTCTCTCCTCCTCTCAAAAAG GTTCTGGTGCCAATAGGTTTTGGTACAGAAGAAATGGAAGCAGTTATTATCGTTGATGTTTTGAGGAGAGCTGGTGCTGAGGTAATTGTTGCTTCAGTAGAACCACAGCTTGAAGTTGAAGCTGCAGGTGGCACTAGGCTTGTTGCTGATACCTCCATTTCCAAATGTGCCAATGAAGTTTTCGATCTTGTTGCTTTGCCg GGAGGAATGCCAGGCTCCGCAAGGTTGAGAGATTGTGAAGTTCTCAGGCAAATTACAAGCAAACAAGCTGAGGATAAGAGATTATATGGAGCTATATGTGCCGCTCCGGCAATCACTCTTCTTCCATGGGGCCTTCTGAGGAGAAAGCAG ATGACAGGTCACCCTGCATTTATGGACAAGCTTCCTACTTTCTGGGCTGTTGCATCAAAAATTCAAGTTTCAGGAGAGCTTACAACAAGCCGCGGTCCAGGAACTTCTTTCGAGTTTGCTCTATCCTTAGTAGACCAGCTGTTTGGAGAGTCTGTTGCCAAGGAGGTTGGACAATTGTTG CTAATGCAAGCTGATGATGACACccagagaaaagaagaatataacAAAGTTGAATGGTCTTTTGATCACAATCCTCGT GTTCTCCTTCCAATTGCAAATGGTTCTGAAGAGATTGAAATAGTTGCTATTGTAGATATTTTAAGGCGGGCAAAGGTGGATGTTGTGGTTGCTTCAATTGAAAAATCAGTGCAAATTTTGGCATCACGAGGCATAAAAATTGTCGCTGACAAGTTAATTGGTGATGCTGCTGAATCAGTATATGATCTAATCATTCTACCA GGAGGAAATGCTGGGGCTGAGCGGCTACACAAATCTAAGGTTCTAAAGAAGCTGCTCCAAGAGCAATATACAGCTGGCAGAATATATGGAGCAGTTTGTTCTTCCCCTGCAGTTCTTCACAGACAGGGTTTACTAAAG GATAAGAGAGCCACTGCACACCCCTCTGTTGTGACCAACCTAAACAATGTATCAAATGGTGCCAAAGTAGTTATTGACGGTAAATTGATCACAAGCAAGGGACTTTCTACCGTAACAGATTTTGCTTTGGCTATTGTGAGCAAGCTTTTTGGCCATGCAAGGACAAGATGTGTAGCTGAGGGCCTTGTTTTTGACTATCCCAGGAGTTAG
- the LOC7457537 gene encoding uncharacterized protein LOC7457537 has protein sequence MSIQPRPLPPPRNPRPTMLNKQLSWSPDMTREEVWLRRKGNSATRRRCSKSVTDDDLEELKACIELGFGFGPDSSDLDPKLSDTLPALGFYCALNKQYSSCLSRSASTSSLLSVSGDDPEMVKKRLRQWAQIVACSVKQFSGEPN, from the exons ATGTCAATTCAACCACGACCCCTCCCGCCACCACGGAATCCCCGGCCTACTATGCTCAACAAGCAGCTATCGTGGTCTCCAGACATGACCCGCGAGGAAGTATGGCTCAGAAGGAAAGGAAATTCTGCAACCCGACGCCGGTGCAGCAAGAGTGTGACTGACGATGATTTAGAGGAGTTAAAAGCATGTATTGAATTAGGATTCGGGTTCGGACCCGACTCGTCTGATTTGGATCCGAAGTTGTCGGATACCTTGCCCGCTTTAGGTTTTTACTGTGCTCTTAATAAACAGTATAGTAGTTGTTTGTCTAGATCAGCTTCGACGTCGTCGCTTTTGTCTGTTTCAG GTGATGATCCGGAGATGGTGAAGAAGAGGTTGCGACAATGGGCCCAGATTGTCGCATGCTCGGTCAAGCAATTTTCAGGGGAACCAAATTGA
- the LOC7457538 gene encoding methylcrotonoyl-CoA carboxylase beta chain, mitochondrial encodes MLRNLARKAVSATSNPWRSSKSIQLLQKRGFCLGVLPDGVGRNSEAFAQNSKAMEGLISQLQSHINKVLAGGGEEAVKRNRKRNKLLPRERIDKLIDPGSSFLELSQLAGHELYGETLPSGGIITGIGPVHGRLCMFVANDPTVKGGTYYPITVKKHLRAQEIAAQCKLPCIYLVDSGGAFLPKQAEVFPDKDNFGRIFYNQAVMSAEGIPQIALVLGSCTAGGAYIPAMADESVMVKGNATIFLAGPPLVKAATGEEVSAEDLGGASVHCKTSGVSDYFAQDELHGLALGRNIIKNLHMAGKQGVMNGLHNLNPEYKEPLYDVKELRSIAPIDHKQAFDIRSVIARIVDGSEFDEFKKQYGTTLVTGFARIFGQPVGILGNNGILFNESALKGAHFIELCTQRNIPLVFLQNITGFMVGSRSEANGIAKSGAKMVMAVSCAKVPKVTIMVGGSFGAGNYAMCGRAYSPNFLFLWPNAKISVMGGAQAASVLSQIETANKKKQGIQWTEEEQENFKSKITEAYEREGNCYYSTARLWDDGIIDPADTRKIIGFCISASLNRPSEDTKYGVFRM; translated from the exons ATGCTAAGGAATTTAGCAAGAAAAGCAGTGTCAGCTACTTCAAATCCATGGAGatcatcaaaatcaattcaGCTTCTCCAGAAAAGAGGCTTCTGCTTAGGAGTCCTTCCAGATGGAGTAGGCAGAAACTCTGAGGCCTTTGCACAGAATTCTAAGGCCATGGAGGGTCTTATTTCTCAACTCCAATCCCATATAAATAAG gttctcgctggaggaggagaagaagctgtgaaaagaaacagaaaaaggaACAAGCTTTTGCCTAGAGAAAGAATTGATAAGCTAATTGACCCTGGTTCTTCATTTCTTGAGCTCTCTCAG cTTGCAGGCCATGAGTTGTATGGAGAAACATTACCATCTGGTGGAATAATCACTGGAATAGGTCCGGTTCATGGGCGTCTTTGTATGTTTGTGGCGAATGATCCTACTGTTAAGGGAGGAACTTATTATCCAATTACGGTGAAAAAACATCTTAGGGCACAAGAGATCGCTGCTCAATGCAAATTGCCATGCATATATCTTGTTGACAGTGGAGGAGCTTTTCTTCCAAAGCAGGCCGAGGTCTTCCCTGACAAGGATAATTTTGGTAGAATTTTCTACAATCAAGCTGTAATGTCTGCGGAAGGAATTCCTCAAATTGCTCTGGTATTAGGTTCCTGCACTGCTGGTGGTGCCTATATTCCTGCAATGGCTGATGAAAGTGTGATGGTTAAAGGAAATGCTACCATCTTTCTAGCTGGACCACCACTTGTGAAG GCTGCTACAGGAGAGGAAGTCTCTGCGGAGGATTTAGGAGGTGCTTCTGTGCATTGCAAGACATCAGGGGTTTCGGATTATTTTGCTCAAG ATGAATTGCATGGACTTGCACTTGGTAGGAACATCATCAAGAACTTGCACATGGCTGGGAAACAAGGGGTGATGAATGGATTGCATAATTTAAACCCTGAGTATAAGGAACCTTTATATGATGTAAAGGAGCTTCGGTCTATTGCACCAATAGACCACAAGCAAGCCTTTGATATCCGATCAGTTATTGCCCGGATTGTTGATGGAAGtgaatttgatgaattcaaGAAACAGTATGGAACT ACTCTCGTAACAGGGTTTGCTAGAATTTTTGGACAACCAGTTGGTATCCTTGGAAACAACGGGATACTCTTCAATGAATCTGCACTTAAAGGGGCCCATTTCATTGAACTATGCACTCAACGTAACATTCCCTTGGTCTTTTTACAGAATATCACTGGATTCATG GTTGGGTCAAGGTCTGAGGCAAATGGCATCGCAAAATCTGGAGCGAAAATGGTAATGGCAGTTTCTTGTGCAAAG GTCCCCAAGGTAACCATCATGGTTGGTGGAAGTTTTGGTGCTGGAAATTATGCAATGTGTGGTCGTGCATATAGTCCCAACTTCTTGTTCCTTTGGCCAAATGCCAAAATATCTGTGATGGGTGGTGCTCAG GCTGCTAGCGTGCTGTCTCAAATCGAAACGGCAAACAAGAAAAAGCAAGGAATTCAG TGGACAGAGGAGGAACAAGAAAACTTCAAGTCGAAGATCACAGAAGCATACGAGCGAGAAGGAAATTGTTATTACTCCACAGCAAGGCTCTGGGATGATGGAATCATCGATCCAGCTGACACGAGAAAAATCATTGGCTTTTGCATCTCTGCTTCCTTGAACCGTCCCTCGGAAGACACCAAATATGGTGTATTTAGAATGTAA
- the LOC7490036 gene encoding ABSCISIC ACID-INSENSITIVE 5-like protein 7 isoform X1, with protein sequence MDSHWDFKNFGNASPGQGSVRKSPENPPLVRQSSVYSLTFDEFQNTWGGGLQKDFGSMNMDELLKNIWTAEETQAMTNTVGVGGEGSTPDGNLQRQGSLTLPRTLSQKTVDEVWRDLIKETSGGAGSNLPQRQQTLREMTLEEFLVRAGVVREDTQQIGRPNNSGFFGELSQLNTNNNNNNTTGLALGFQQPNGNNGLMGTGIMENNLVSNQPSSLALNVGGIRPSQQLPQPQQQQPLFPKPAATVVFASPLHVANNVQLASPGVRGSVVGIANRSVNNGLAHSRGMGMVSLAARGVTVATGSPANRISPDVIAKSNADTSSLSPVPFVFSRGRKPSAALEKVVERRQRRMIKNRESAARSRARKQAYTLELEDEVAKLKELNKELQRKQVCSFLEKKFLEFGGRQTCLTKSWLLQAEIFEMQKNQFLETMKAQWGGKRQCLRRTLTGPW encoded by the exons ATGGACTCTCATTGGGACTTCAAGAACTTTGGAAATGCCTCACCAGGACAAGGAAGCGTTAGAAAGTCACCAGAGAATCCCCCCTTGGTTCGCCAGTCTTCAGTATACTCATTAACCTTCGATGAATTCCAAAATACCTGGGGTGGTGGACTTCAGAAGGATTTTGGATCAATGAACATGGACGAGCTGTTGAAAAACATATGGACTGCTGAAGAGACCCAAGCAATGACAAATACAGTTGGTGTGGGTGGAGAAGGAAGTACCCCAGATGGGAATTTACAGAGACAAGGGTCTTTAACTTTGCCTAGGACACTAAGTCAAAAGACTGTTGATGAGGTTTGGAGAGACTTGATAAAAGAAACCAGTGGTGGTGCAGGATCCAATTTACCACAAAGGCAACAGACTTTAAGAGAGATGACTCTGGAGGAGTTTTTGGTGAGGGCTGGGGTAGTGAGAGAGGATACTCAACAAATTGGAAGGCCTAATAATAGTGGATTCTTTGGTGAACTATCGCAATTAaataccaacaacaacaacaacaacactacTGGTTTGGCTCTTGGCTTTCAGCAGCCAAATGGAAACAATGGGCTTATGGGGACTGGGATAATGGAGAACAATTTAGTTTCTAACCAGCCTTCTAGTTTAGCTCTGAATGTGGGTGGAATCAGACCCTCTCAACAACTACCGCAgccacagcagcagcagcctctCTTTCCCAAGCCAGCAGCAACTGTGGTGTTTGCATCACCTTTACATGTGGCAAACAATGTTCAGCTTGCTAGCCCTGGAGTGAGAGGATCGGTTGTTGGGATTGCAAATCGATCTGTGAACAATGGTCTAGCTCACAGTAGAGGAATGGGAATGGTTAGTTTAGCAGCTAGAGGTGTTACAGTCGCAACAGGATCCCCTGCAAACAGGATATCACCGGATGTGATTGCAAAGAGTAATGCTGACACATCTTCACTATCGCCAGTTCCTTTTGTATTTAGTCGGGGAAGGAAACCCAGCGCAGCTCTGGAGAAGGTTGTTGAGAGAAGGCAGAGGAGAATGATTAAAAACAGAGAGTCAGCTGCAAGATCACGGGCTCGCAAGCAG GCCTATACATTAGAGCTGGAAGATGAAGTTGCAAAACTTAAAGAGCTGAACAAAGAATTACAGAGAAAACAGGTATGCtcttttctggaaaaaaaattcttggaatTTGGTGGGCGGCAAACTTGCTTGACCAAATCTTGGTTGCTGCAGGCTGAAATATTtgaaatgcagaaaaatcag TTCTTAGAGACAATGAAAGCGCAGTGGGGAGGTAAAAGACAATGCTTGCGAAGGACACTGACTGGACCTTGGTAG